The Lolium perenne isolate Kyuss_39 chromosome 6, Kyuss_2.0, whole genome shotgun sequence genome segment GTACTAGGGGATTCCTCCTCCAAGTACTCAGACTTGAGATCTTGGTGGATATGGTGCCTTATAATGTATAAGGCGGTATACTTCTGTTGTTCTGTCAGTGGCGTGACTCCGACCGGCAGAGGATCCTGCTCAGCCTGGATTGCACGCACTATCCCATGAGATGCAAGAGCGATCTTCGTGTCCATGGCCCAAGTAGGGTAGTTATGGCCATTGAGGGCGAGTGCCTCAAATTCTCGAGCCATCGGTTATCTTTTTGCCGGTGGATCCGGATGAACTCTACTGGTAGAATCTATGTGCTGATAACGTGTTAAAGTTAGAAGAGAGACAATGATTGGAATGAAATCACTTGTATTGATTGACGAAGATTTTACATATATATAGGGGGGAACAGACGTGATTAGGTCGGTTTCTGGGAGGCGACGCTCCGGAGAAATAACCGCCTAATGACGGTTCCCTAAATGAGTGGCTACAAACGTTGCAGTTACAAGCAGGGATTAACCCATTTAATTAATACTAATTAAATTGTAACAATTAGAGTATCGCCCCGTACGCGGGTTGGCCGAAAGGCACATGACAAAGCTTGGATTAATAATTAGAAATGAAGCAAAGCATAAGCTAGGCTAGCCCATCTTATTCCAACTTCATTTGTACAAGACGTACATAGATTCGAATATATACATACAACCTCATGCAACACTCGCAAGAAAAGGAAAAGGCGCTCTCTAGATAAAGCTGGAGCAGAGCCTAACCCAGGGGTTAACTAAACATTAAACCAGAAAGGAGCTGCTGATGCTCTTCTTCTAGATCTACTGCCATAGCGCGATACTACAACCCAGGGTATATATGCGCGGCGTTGTATTGTACAAAAACCGTATTCACAGCGTCGGCTGGCCGGTGTGTCTCGCCGATGTCTCTGCTTCCTCTACAGAGCCCAAGATCTTCGACGTCTAGTTCGCCTCTACTCTGAGTCTCAGGTCGAATCGATCGGTCGCCGCCGTTCAGGTCGGCTGCTCCATGGCTCGGGATCCTCCGCCGCTCACGATCCACGGGTGGCCTGCATTACAAACACAAACAAGTTAAATTTCTGGTTCGAAGCATAGATAGAAACTTCCAGAAAACAGAGGCAGGGATTTGTGCGTGTGTGCTTACGTAGAACTTGTTCGGCGGAGAAGCGCCGCCACTCGTCGCGGCACATCATTCGCCTCATGAGGTCCTTGGCGGCGGGGGACACGCCGGAGAACAGCCTGGGCGGGAACCTGACGCTGCCCCGCATCACCGCCGACAGCACGTCCTTGGCCGTCTCGCCGCCGAACGGGAGCGCGCCGCCGGAGAGCAGCACGTACATCACCACGCCCGCGCTCCACACGTCCGCCTTCTCGCCGTAGTCCTCGCCCGACACCACCTCGGGGGCCACGTAGTGGGGCGTGCCCACCAGGCCCTCGGCGCGGCGCCCGCCCCCGATCCACGCCGCCGACCCGAAGTCCGCGAGCCGCGCGCGCGGCGACACGTCCTCACCGTCCTCCTCGACATCGTCGAGGACGATGTTGTCGGGCTTCACGTCGCGGTGGGCGACCCCGCGCCGGTGGCAGAGGGCGAGCGCCTGGGCGACCTGCGCGACGatgtcggcggcgacgggctccggCACGGGCGCGCCGCGGCGGCGCCGGACCCAGTCGAGCAGGTCCGGGCCGGAGCAGAGGTCCATGACCGTGTGGGTCCAGACGTCGTCCTCGTAGACCGCGTGCGTCTGCACGGCGCCCGGGTTCCCCGCGCCGGCGAGCTGGGCCAGCTTCGGCTCCAGCTCCGCCAGCTCCTGGTCGAGGTCGTCGGCTAGGCTGGAGCGGTCCACGGACTTGACGGCGAAGGGCTCGCCGGTGGAGCGCGAGACGCAGCGGCGGACGACGCCGAACCGACCGCGGCCGAGCTCCTGCCCAATCTCGTAGTCCCTGTTTAGCTCTGCACTCATACTTCAGTGATTTTTCCCTGTGAAGTTTCTGGTAAGCCGGAACGCAAGGGAGGGGGCGGTCTATTTATCGACAGAGCGCAGCATACGGGCTACCGGAATATTCGCATCCTGCCCGTACGTGACACCGCACTCTCTCTTGTTCCCATTTTGCCCCTTCGTGGTCATGGCTGTCGTGTGACCTGAAACCGGGATTCCTTTGTCCTAATAAATATTTTCTTCGCGCATAGTAGTATTTTGCATAACCTACTGCTAGATGCCACTCCGATTCATTTCGCCCATAAACTGGGAGTATTTGTTTAGAACTGTTTAGACCGGGCAACGGACAGAAATTTAGCTGTTTCTTTCCCTTATAGGTTTGGATTCGAGGACATGTTAGATTATTAGGGAATtttcgtgtgagtttaattaccgaaaacaatattacagatgcacaagcatacttaatcgCACACATCAGACTAAGTAAATGCATCAGATTTGGACATTGAACAAGCAGCAGTGCAAGTTAGGAGAGGAgaagcacgtacatcgcgaccgggaaggtcgcaccagcagcaacACCACCATGGTAATCGTTGATGTCGCCTATGGTGTAGTCAAATTTATCGAGAAAGCAGTCGAACCGGCGAAGGAAagcacgaacagcagcgagcagtcgcgccgagatgctccctaaaaaccttatcgcccgcctccagatgcaggatctcaacggatggTGATTCGGAggtctgctctcccggacggctgtgcacgcagtcgccgggatgggaaagactagagagtagcacagaAAAAAGAACTTCTTCGTGAGAGAGACAGACTAGAGAGTTCTAGGTTGTACTAGAGTCCAGATCTGATCCGTCTCCTGctatagcctgggaggagagccgacccgaccgcgttgccacgcgtaggaagcTAGGGACACGCGGTGAGTATGCACATGCaagtcgacacgtacccaactcagttggtgaaccaagcaaaaatttaagcttccttgagtgtgtctcgaactcgaactcgagtcacgaaacgcgacgtgtgTGACGAGccgagccgaggcggggcgggcggaggaggaggagtgcgcgagggctccttctattctagtccttatataccactccaactcacttccaactagcaatgtgagactaaactttgtccccaaaGACTGTCCCAAGcagccaacgtgatgggccttgagatttcaggaattgcagactacatgggctgccttactgggcTGTAGCCCATCTatattcaacaatcccccaccagatctcatatgcacatcacACGACACATTAATTTcattcactgtttaatatacctgcacttcagtgaagactgttaagttgaacttccacttaggtAAGGAGCTACGCTTGACTACAcctgaacaatggactatgccttgaattgtcagtctttgtgcagcaagtttcaCTCAATGCCGGCGcggtactaggctaccatagccttcccctcgggtggagcttataagtcatactcctcggccctttatgagcttactagagattcacctAAATCTCCCACACCGTGACCAGCagtgtcactcatataggtgtgttcttcaaagatcgccctgtaggacaACATCTTCCCTCATCAAGAGCCGCacagaacacattaagacattgtcaacctgccttacagtaactatgagagaattgcatctgcagcggagtgggagtattgaactttctctcaactcagttgctctggtttgttttcccaggtcttagttcacggaatttccgatcacataggttgggttaccccctcggcaactcacGTGGGTcttaaacccatctccctcgatgcaaggtctaCCATGTTTCTcgatagtccttttgtgaaaggattTGCCAGATTcttagcactttggacataatccaatgctatcactccggagttttcagttttctgacataattcaatctcctcttgatatgtttggaacttttcatactatccttagaacttttcactttgataatcacagtttgattatcacagttcataaggatggccggtattggtttctcaaccataggcaagtccatcaagagctcacgaagccattcaGCTTCGATAGTAGCTGTATCTAAtgttgtgagttctgcttccatagttgacctcgttaagatggttgCTGTGGGAGTAAGCAATCTGTGTGTTGTAACTTTTCTtcaactccccggcaacggcgccagaaaaagtattTGCTGAGCCGGAGTTgctgaaggagaatttatgcgcaatgttgagtggaaccccaagaggaaggtatgatgagcacagcaggaagttttcccttagtaaaaaaccaaggtttatcgaccagtaggataaaaatgttctctcccgaggtgttgcgaaccaacacATGGCGGGACGCACTGCCAGCGTtagcagcaacgtggagacctacacacaaacaaccaagaggaaggtatggaggctcgggtccctggggttttcccgatacgaggaatttgacccgagcctccatccacgaaaagttttgacgccgccgtcaaccgaaaccctagttcgggagggttctgcagtccatcccggcaccctgccggagagggaaatcaccgccgaaggactctacatcgccatgtcttcatccgaggtgatgtgtgagtagtcctccacgggaccatgggtccataacagtagctagatggttgtcctctccttgttgtgcttcatgtaaagatcttgtgagctgcctaacatgatcaagatcatctatttgtaattgttacatgttggtttgatgtggatccgatttatagagagattgctttggttgagattatgtattatcttattatgatcttgcatgctctccgtttctagtagatgctctggccaagtagatgctagcgactccaagagggagtatttatgctcgatagtgggttcatgcctctatttaaccatgggaagtgaccttgttctctacggttgtagatgtgttgttgctactagggagaaaacaacggtgttctattcaagggtagtttcatcgtttactttacacacattgcttaaagcgatagtccgttgcttgcaacttaatactggagggtgtcgcggatgcaatcctaaaggtggattattagtcatagatgcagttagattacggtctatgtatattgttgtaataaccgcatactttcatagtatgtattctgcaccaaccattagcgtagaatctctgtttgtcaattgcccatctgtaatttgtttacctatcatatttattttattggggaggcgcctctagtgaactgtggaccccggtccttcttcttttaaatTCAATCTTCTACAGCATTTTTCTGTTATGTTCTTTACAAACAATTCTTTTTCCACACGgtttgtttaatcctttgttttcagcaaaaccagtgagcttgacaacctcgctgaaatttggggacaaagtacttggttgtttgtgtgcaggtttccacgttgctgctgacgccggtagtgcgccttgccatggttcgcaacacctcgggagagaacatttttctcctactggtcgataaaccttggtttcttactgagggaaaacttcctgatgtgctcatcataccttcctcttggggttccactcaacgttgcgcataaattctccttcatcaacttcgcgctcagcaaagactttttctagcgccgttgccagggagttgacgaaaagttacaccacacagATTGCTTACTCCCACAAcacttctcaacataatgagattgcacaagtgtaatcccattgttcacatctctcaataacttgatgtctaatataacatcagcttctccaagatcttcCATCTCAAAACATTGAGATAAGAAGGTTTTgacctcctcaatcactttgagacttgtccaaaaaattagtgtatgtcatccacatacaagcataggacaactccgtcacccccaccatggcagtagtacacacacatttgtcggcttcattaacaacaaagcccacaTATGTCAaaattctttcaaacttctcatgccattgtttgggagcttgtttgagaccatacaaagatttctttaacTTACACATATTCCTTTCTTGATCTTCTAGTACGAAACAATCAGGTTGTTCCATGTAAATtttctcttccaactctccatttaggaaagccatCTTAACGTCCATTtaatgaacgagaagaccatgcGAGGCAGCCAgtgacagtagtactcgaattgTGATCAATCTAGCcacaggtgagtaggtatcgaagaaatcttcgccttccttttgggtatagccaTTGGCTACATcccgagctttgtacttctcaatagtaccatcagctcgaagcttcttcttaaatacccatttacatcctacaggtttgcacccataaggacactCAGTTAACTCCCATGTTCCATTGGCCAAGATGAAATCCATCTCGCTTCGAatcgcttccttccagtagtctgcatcaggagatgcgagagcttctgaaatggtagtgggagtatcatccacaagatacacaatgaaataaTTACCAAAAGACTTTGTAGTCCTTTGTCTCTTGCTCCTTGTGGGATtttcattgtcatcttcatcagaatctgaactctcatcattAGTTTCCTCGTCAAACTCCATTGGAGTTTCATGaattggatcagattcccaactagacatgtGATACATATCTCTCATAgaaaatatatcctcaaagaatgtagcatctcttgactcaaagatggtgccaacattcatgtcgtcctctccagatttcaccacaaagattctataagcaatgctatgggcaaCATAGTCAAGAAAGACacagtccacggtttttggtccaagctttcgcttcttggtgattggcaaattcactttagccaaacagcaccaagttcgtaggtaggagagtgatggccttttcttttcccattcctcctaagaggtaatctctttattcttggttggaacatggtttaggacatgacacgaagtcaatatagcctcccccaccattccttggataaacccgaaacataTAACATGGggttaaccaaatctgttagagtacggttttttcctttccgcaaccacattggattgtggggaattgggagacgtcctctcatggattataccatgttccgcacagaataaattgaactcattagaaaagtactctccaccacgatcggaccaaaccctttttatctttctttcaagttggttctcaacttcagccttatagattttgaagaaatcaagagcctcatctttagttttcatgagatacacataacaatacctagtggaatcatcaattgAAGTCATGAAGTATTTGtttccacctcttgtcaactcaccattcatttcacatagatctgaatgtatgagtgataacccacaagtataggggatcgcaacagtcttcgagggaagtaaaacccaaatttattgattcgacacaaggggaggtaaagaatacttataagccttaacaactaagttgtcaattcagctgcacctggaaaagcactagtaacaggggtgatgtgaaagcagcagtaatatgagagcactagtaacagtaacacagcagcggtggcaataacacagaggcgatggcaccagaaaatagttgatactacttccaatgacatatagaacgagtatatgatgatgaaagatggaccggggttcccagcgatctacactagtggtaactctccaataacaagtgacaagtgttaggtgaacaaattacagttgggcaactgataggattgaaagcattaagatagaacatcaagattattaatcatgtaggcatgttttccatatatagtcgtacgtgctcgcaatgagaaacttgcacaacatcttttgtcctaccagccggtggcagcctggcctcaagggaatctactggctattaaggtactccttttaatagagcaccggagcaaagcattaacacttggtgaaaacatgtgatcctcatacctacaccttcccctccagttgtcccaatttctgtcactttggggcctttggttccggacatagacatgtgcatacaacttgtagatacaatctaagcaataagtatagagcttaaatctaagatcatgccactcgggccctagtgacaagcattaagcataacaagattgcagcaacaataacttcacaaactttatagatagactaatcataatgtatcatccatcggatcccaacaaacacaacaccgattacatcagatggatctcaatcatgtaaggcagctcatgagatcattgtattgaagtacatgggagagagagtaccaactagctactgctagaacccgtagtccatgggggaactacacagagcatgatggaggcggtggcgtcgatggagatggcttccgggggcacttccccgtccctgcAGGGtggcggaacagagacttctgtcccccgaattggagtttcgcgatggcggcggctctggaaggtttctcgtcccgtggcttattcctctcgaagatttaggtcaggaggcttcttataggcggagaatcggagtcggaagggttacgggggcgccacacaacaggggggcgcccccccttgggccgcgccggccacctgtgtggtggccctgtggccctcctctggtccctctcgggtgttctggaagcttcgtggaattttaagattctgggcgttgatttcgtccaattccgagaatatttccttactaggatttctgaaaccaaaaacagcagaaaacaggaactggcacttcggcatctcgtcaataggttagttccagaaaatgcataaatatgatataaagtatgtataaaacatgtagataatgtcataaaacaagcatggaacatcagaaattatagatacgttggagacgtatcagcatctccaagcttagttcctactcgtcctcgagtaggtaaacgataacaaagataatttctgaagtgacatgctaccaacataatcttgatccagtaatgatgtaaagcatatgaactgagatcaaatcactcaaagcaaatgtctatattgatataagagatgataatgcaagagttaaacaagctagacgttttcatgaactattgcttcaaagacatgaaaccatacaaagttcattaaagatgtgttaagtattcagcatagaagttctatccttcattccaagcatcaagtaaattttcacaacataagaaggattcagtcaagtaaacataaacatgaacgtcatgaatcaactgtttcgaagtctactcaactggtgagcgcaagcatttggtattagcaccaggatgttatggcatagagAACGTTAAtgtgggtttggaaggccaaatggaagaaaggcttgcaaagctataagtgaccattagacaagaggaagccttatgatcgaagctatgcaaggagtagtgattgccatgcaacggatgcacatagagctatatgtgtatgaaagctctccaatggaactagtggggtgcatccaacttggttgctcacgaagacctagagcacttttgaggaggctcatcattggaatatacaacccaagttctatagtgtaaattccccacatagttatactagtaaaacatgaaaactctctcatatggagtataggtgctaaacatgagcacaaatgatgactatgaatatgcaggtgcaaaacatgagcacaagtgtggataaaagatagtaatgctgcccccttttctttctttctctttttttctttttcttttcattttctatttttttctttcttttcttattctctttttgatggcctccatggctcttttcacttttaggggcaacatcctaatatgacaacacactttttggtacaaataactcataatgaatgaaacatgatgtataaaactgtatgcctctgccagtgtagcaggatgtgcaatgatctagcgtaacatgggtaaacgacacatcagctgtatagaatcatgcaaagcaatatataaataatgaatGACAACATGGAATGTAATGTaagatggaagttgcatggcaatatatctcggaacagctatggaaatgctgtggtaggtaggtatggtgactgttttgaggagatgtatgggcttatgtgtaggagaacaagagaaagtcctcccacgggtttggatgtaccggcgaagtatgcacaattctcaatgtgagcaaaaggcaatgcacagtaccgaag includes the following:
- the LOC127307040 gene encoding phosphoenolpyruvate carboxylase kinase 1; the encoded protein is MSAELNRDYEIGQELGRGRFGVVRRCVSRSTGEPFAVKSVDRSSLADDLDQELAELEPKLAQLAGAGNPGAVQTHAVYEDDVWTHTVMDLCSGPDLLDWVRRRRGAPVPEPVAADIVAQVAQALALCHRRGVAHRDVKPDNIVLDDVEEDGEDVSPRARLADFGSAAWIGGGRRAEGLVGTPHYVAPEVVSGEDYGEKADVWSAGVVMYVLLSGGALPFGGETAKDVLSAVMRGSVRFPPRLFSGVSPAAKDLMRRMMCRDEWRRFSAEQVLRHPWIVSGGGSRAMEQPT